The following coding sequences lie in one Amycolatopsis cihanbeyliensis genomic window:
- a CDS encoding serine hydrolase produces MLTRRRLLTSAALAGSATLLLPSGVGTAAPAPTSTGTPRGWLDWIAAHRDSVGLVLDDGASGRVRHRPYAEQLLASTIKVVHLAAYATAAGRGLLDPRERVRVGDWELHHPYVGDGGAHLQALRWLGIETNELGHAADPEQRVELDRIVAAMIDFSDNAAADYLRVRLGDRALRAAAGAGGWYRPDLRSFQGEVLLLIFPEYAPPAGTPTLVRRMAGDRLARWFRVDPGFRERVLHRIPEMPRTPEEQWPWARQHGRGSAVELFRMHHTLAAGRFHPEPALPIVRDHLERALAGSVPPGGLGLGFKGGSLPRTLTMGMSLRWADGRTGTLALLLTDVAQERFADVPAFLRLGVSVLAEPDWRDRLARALRD; encoded by the coding sequence ATGCTCACTCGCCGCCGCCTGTTGACCTCGGCCGCGCTCGCCGGTTCCGCCACCCTGCTGCTCCCCTCCGGGGTCGGCACGGCGGCGCCCGCACCCACGAGCACCGGGACCCCGCGGGGCTGGCTGGACTGGATCGCCGCGCACCGCGACTCGGTCGGCCTGGTACTGGACGACGGCGCGAGCGGCCGGGTGCGGCACCGGCCGTATGCGGAGCAACTGCTGGCCTCCACGATCAAGGTGGTCCATCTGGCCGCCTACGCCACGGCGGCCGGCCGCGGCCTGCTGGACCCGCGGGAACGGGTGCGGGTCGGCGACTGGGAGCTGCACCACCCCTATGTCGGGGACGGCGGGGCGCACCTGCAGGCGCTGCGGTGGCTGGGGATCGAGACCAACGAGCTGGGGCACGCCGCCGACCCGGAGCAGCGGGTCGAGCTGGACCGCATCGTCGCGGCGATGATCGACTTCAGCGACAACGCGGCCGCCGACTACCTGCGAGTCCGGCTCGGCGACCGGGCGCTGCGCGCCGCCGCCGGTGCGGGTGGCTGGTACCGCCCCGACCTGCGCTCCTTCCAGGGCGAGGTGCTGCTGCTGATCTTCCCGGAGTACGCGCCACCCGCCGGGACCCCCACCCTGGTCCGCCGGATGGCCGGGGATCGCCTCGCCCGGTGGTTCCGGGTGGATCCCGGCTTCCGCGAGCGGGTGCTGCACCGGATCCCGGAGATGCCGCGCACCCCCGAGGAACAGTGGCCGTGGGCACGGCAGCACGGGCGCGGCAGTGCCGTGGAGCTGTTTCGGATGCACCACACGCTGGCCGCCGGCCGGTTCCACCCAGAGCCCGCGCTGCCGATCGTGCGGGATCACCTGGAACGAGCACTGGCCGGTTCGGTGCCCCCTGGCGGGCTGGGGCTCGGGTTCAAGGGCGGCAGCCTGCCACGGACGTTGACCATGGGCATGTCGCTGCGCTGGGCGGACGGCCGGACCGGGACGCTGGCGCTGCTGCTGACCGACGTCGCGCAGGAGCGCTTCGCCGACGTACCGGCGTTCCTGCGGCTGGGTGTCTCGGTGCTGGCGGAACCGGACTGGCGGGACAGGCTGGCGCGGGCGCTGCGTGACTGA
- a CDS encoding phosphatase PAP2 family protein — translation MIRPRPAAVAGVLLLGAFLALGVLVRDRPPALDRAVADALHGQWREPVGAVTAVLSDAVFGPLLPVLLAGVLLVAAWVLWRRGRRANAALLLRIWVLLALCRLTSFVFKPIYLRDRPRVFPDFAYPSGHVVSVASTGFALVVLCAWLAPRLLRWVAWIAVLATALSAACRIVLGVHWVSDTVGAVLAVTGVGLLGCLPLRLLPSQAGELSAARKAA, via the coding sequence GTGATCCGGCCGCGGCCCGCGGCGGTGGCGGGCGTGCTGCTGCTCGGCGCTTTCCTTGCCCTCGGCGTGCTCGTGCGGGACCGCCCACCTGCGCTGGATCGTGCGGTGGCGGATGCCTTGCACGGCCAGTGGCGGGAACCGGTCGGCGCGGTGACGGCGGTGCTGAGCGACGCGGTGTTCGGCCCGCTGCTGCCGGTGCTGCTGGCGGGCGTGCTGCTGGTCGCCGCCTGGGTGCTGTGGCGACGCGGCCGGCGGGCGAACGCGGCACTGCTGCTCCGGATCTGGGTGCTGCTGGCGCTGTGCCGGCTCACCAGTTTCGTGTTCAAGCCGATCTACCTGCGGGACCGGCCTCGGGTGTTTCCGGACTTCGCCTACCCGAGCGGGCACGTGGTCTCGGTGGCCAGTACCGGGTTCGCGCTGGTGGTGCTGTGCGCCTGGCTGGCGCCGCGGCTGCTGCGGTGGGTGGCTTGGATCGCCGTGCTGGCGACGGCCTTGAGCGCGGCCTGCCGGATCGTGCTCGGCGTGCACTGGGTCAGCGACACCGTGGGCGCGGTGCTCGCGGTGACCGGCGTCGGGCTGCTCGGCTGCTTGCCGTTGCGGTTGCTGCCGTCACAGGCGGGCGAGCTGTCGGCGGCGCGGAAGGCGGCGTAG
- a CDS encoding oxidoreductase, with the protein MVDVGLFDALRRRRKGGQKAGTLRKASSTDTQHLDEWTASRRGVEAYVEPRTNVTETTVVLIAHDGEWTRRRIDSLEAAQQFGKKRSMPVYEVAKVGYPQRMRDYTERQRILKRRRRQAEDTP; encoded by the coding sequence GTGGTCGATGTGGGCCTTTTCGACGCGCTGCGCCGGCGGAGAAAGGGCGGCCAGAAGGCCGGTACGCTGCGCAAAGCCAGTTCGACGGATACCCAGCACCTGGACGAGTGGACGGCGAGTCGGCGGGGGGTCGAGGCCTATGTGGAGCCGCGCACGAACGTGACCGAGACGACCGTGGTGTTGATCGCGCACGATGGGGAGTGGACCCGGCGGCGGATCGACAGCCTCGAGGCCGCCCAGCAGTTCGGCAAGAAGCGCTCGATGCCGGTCTACGAGGTCGCCAAGGTCGGCTACCCGCAGCGGATGCGGGACTACACCGAGCGCCAGCGGATCCTGAAACGTCGCCGTCGCCAGGCCGAAGACACCCCCTGA
- a CDS encoding ArsR/SmtB family transcription factor, with protein sequence MQEVLARLAELERRVDALEGRPSAAEPGAEGGGVLSYQGRTEEPRELQWQITVATEPVLGLADEPRVEVLAALAHTARVAIVRQLARHGTQPGSALQEAAGLGSAGQFYHHLKALTGAGIVEADKRGSYRLKPTATIPVLVLLTASADIAGQLR encoded by the coding sequence ATGCAGGAGGTACTCGCGCGGCTGGCCGAACTGGAACGGCGGGTCGACGCACTCGAGGGCCGCCCGTCCGCCGCCGAACCGGGCGCCGAGGGCGGCGGGGTGCTCAGCTACCAGGGACGGACCGAGGAGCCGCGGGAGCTGCAGTGGCAGATCACCGTGGCCACCGAACCCGTGCTCGGGCTGGCGGACGAGCCACGGGTGGAGGTGCTGGCCGCACTCGCCCACACCGCGCGGGTCGCCATCGTGCGCCAGCTCGCCCGGCACGGCACCCAGCCGGGTAGCGCCTTGCAGGAGGCCGCGGGGCTCGGTTCGGCCGGCCAGTTCTACCACCATCTCAAGGCGCTGACCGGCGCCGGCATCGTGGAGGCCGACAAGCGCGGCAGCTACCGGTTGAAGCCGACCGCGACCATCCCGGTCCTGGTGCTGCTCACCGCTTCGGCCGATATCGCGGGACAACTCCGGTAG
- a CDS encoding TIGR01777 family oxidoreductase: MRVLIAGSSGLIGSTVAARLREGGHEVRRLVRREAHRPDEYRWDPPAGRIAEGAFEGVDAVANFCGAPLLPGRWSAARKQVLADSRLEPTEVLAEAVVEHGVAVLVNASAVGYYGNGGEAELDESAPRGSGFLAELCAGWEAATAPAATAGARVVSVRTGLVLSGEGGLLTPLKPLFWLALGGRLGDGRQFMPWISITDEAAAIRFALERDALSGPVNLCAPNPVRNAEFTKALGRALHRPAPWRVPGAALKLAVGQAGEEMALYGQRAVPRALEAAGFEFTHTDLDGALAAVL, encoded by the coding sequence ATGCGGGTTCTCATCGCGGGCTCCAGTGGTCTGATCGGCAGCACCGTGGCCGCCCGGCTGCGAGAGGGCGGGCACGAGGTACGCAGGCTGGTGCGCCGGGAGGCCCACCGCCCGGACGAGTACCGGTGGGACCCACCCGCCGGCCGGATCGCCGAGGGTGCCTTCGAGGGTGTCGACGCCGTGGCCAACTTCTGCGGCGCCCCGCTGCTGCCCGGCAGGTGGAGCGCGGCGCGCAAGCAGGTGCTCGCCGACAGCAGGCTGGAACCCACCGAGGTGCTCGCCGAGGCCGTCGTCGAGCACGGCGTTGCGGTGCTGGTGAACGCGTCCGCCGTGGGCTACTACGGCAACGGTGGCGAGGCCGAGTTGGACGAGTCCGCCCCGCGGGGCTCGGGGTTCCTCGCCGAGCTGTGCGCGGGCTGGGAGGCCGCCACCGCGCCCGCCGCGACGGCGGGTGCCAGGGTGGTGTCCGTGCGGACCGGGCTGGTGCTCTCCGGCGAGGGCGGCCTGCTGACCCCGTTGAAACCGCTGTTCTGGCTCGCGCTCGGCGGCAGGCTGGGCGATGGCAGGCAGTTCATGCCGTGGATCAGCATCACCGACGAGGCCGCGGCCATCCGATTCGCGCTGGAACGCGACGCCCTGTCCGGGCCGGTGAACCTGTGCGCGCCGAACCCGGTGCGCAACGCGGAGTTCACCAAGGCGCTCGGCAGGGCGCTGCACCGGCCCGCGCCCTGGCGGGTGCCGGGGGCCGCGCTGAAGCTGGCGGTCGGCCAGGCCGGGGAGGAGATGGCGTTGTACGGGCAGCGGGCCGTGCCTCGTGCCCTGGAGGCGGCCGGGTTCGAATTCACGCACACTGATCTCGACGGTGCCCTGGCCGCGGTGTTGTGA
- a CDS encoding DUF4180 domain-containing protein — translation MTEMTTDSVVLLHGTRVLHLAAEGPKLDSAQSALDLIGHVWGHEAEMLAVPVARCGDEFFDLETRIAGEVLQKFTNYHVPLAIIGDLSGHLAESSALRAFVHESNQGRQVWFLADLDELADRLARR, via the coding sequence ATGACTGAGATGACAACGGACTCCGTGGTCCTGCTGCACGGGACGCGGGTGCTGCACCTCGCCGCCGAGGGGCCGAAACTGGACAGTGCCCAGAGCGCGCTGGACCTGATCGGACATGTCTGGGGGCACGAGGCGGAGATGCTCGCCGTCCCGGTGGCGCGGTGCGGGGACGAGTTCTTCGACCTGGAGACCCGGATCGCGGGCGAGGTGTTGCAGAAGTTCACCAACTACCACGTGCCGCTGGCGATCATCGGGGATCTGTCCGGACATCTCGCGGAAAGCTCCGCCCTGCGCGCGTTCGTGCACGAGTCCAACCAGGGCAGGCAGGTCTGGTTCCTCGCCGACCTGGACGAGCTCGCCGACCGGCTGGCACGGCGGTAG
- the lipB gene encoding lipoyl(octanoyl) transferase LipB — translation MSGSVVSCRAAADPVVVREVGMLDYREAWELQRQQVTGRADDELPDTMLLLEHPSVYTAGKRTEAGDRPTDGTPVIDVDRGGKITWHGPGQLVGYPIVKLADPIDVVHYVRRLEEALIRVCAEFGVHTGRVEGRSGVWLPADDRGPERKIAAIGIRVQRGVTMHGFELNCDADLTAFDKIVPCGIRDAGVTSLTRETGRQVTVAEALPLARDAVLDALDGALAVNEERWLPRPEQPAAPGVTFALQT, via the coding sequence GTGAGTGGTTCCGTCGTCTCCTGCCGTGCCGCCGCCGATCCGGTCGTGGTCCGCGAGGTCGGCATGCTCGACTACCGGGAAGCGTGGGAGCTGCAGCGGCAACAGGTGACCGGCCGGGCCGACGACGAGCTGCCGGACACGATGCTGCTGCTGGAACACCCCTCGGTGTACACGGCGGGCAAGCGGACCGAGGCGGGTGACCGGCCGACCGACGGCACCCCGGTGATCGACGTGGACCGCGGCGGCAAGATCACCTGGCACGGCCCAGGGCAGCTGGTGGGCTACCCGATCGTGAAGCTGGCCGACCCGATCGACGTGGTGCACTACGTGCGGCGGCTGGAAGAGGCGCTGATCCGGGTGTGCGCGGAGTTCGGGGTGCACACCGGGCGGGTCGAGGGCCGCAGCGGGGTGTGGCTGCCCGCAGACGACCGCGGACCGGAACGCAAGATCGCCGCGATCGGGATCCGCGTGCAGCGCGGGGTGACCATGCACGGCTTCGAGCTGAACTGCGACGCCGACCTGACCGCGTTCGACAAGATCGTGCCCTGCGGGATCCGGGACGCCGGGGTCACCTCGCTGACCCGCGAGACCGGCCGCCAGGTCACCGTCGCCGAGGCGTTGCCCCTTGCCCGCGACGCCGTGCTGGACGCGCTGGACGGTGCGCTCGCGGTGAACGAGGAACGCTGGCTCCCCCGCCCCGAGCAACCCGCCGCCCCCGGCGTCACCTTCGCCCTGCAAACCTGA
- a CDS encoding DUF5753 domain-containing protein has product MITSDVEPYIALYDRACEKGWWHQYGHDDRGFVSIEAEASVVRTYQLGFVPGILQTETYMRNTFASAKKPLKGEKLENEVAVRLRRQRRLTEDPVLTVHAVIDETALHRPICDREQLERIIERSALPNVTVQVIPHASGPHGGLYSNFIVVSFPDREEPDLMYLDYGFGAVQIEKGNEVSAARLMFDHLADLALDEQDSIALVRRLVVKP; this is encoded by the coding sequence GTGATCACCTCCGATGTGGAGCCCTACATCGCGCTCTACGACCGGGCCTGCGAGAAGGGCTGGTGGCACCAGTACGGCCACGACGACCGGGGCTTCGTCAGCATCGAGGCGGAGGCATCGGTCGTCCGCACCTACCAGCTCGGGTTCGTCCCCGGAATCCTGCAAACCGAGACCTACATGCGGAACACATTCGCCTCGGCGAAGAAACCGTTGAAGGGCGAGAAGCTGGAGAACGAGGTCGCGGTCCGACTGCGGCGGCAACGCAGGCTCACCGAGGATCCGGTACTCACCGTGCACGCGGTGATCGACGAGACCGCGCTACACCGGCCGATATGCGACCGGGAGCAACTGGAGCGGATCATCGAACGATCCGCCCTGCCGAATGTCACCGTACAGGTGATCCCGCACGCCAGCGGCCCGCACGGCGGGCTGTACAGCAACTTCATCGTGGTGAGCTTCCCCGACCGCGAAGAGCCCGATCTGATGTATCTCGACTACGGGTTCGGCGCCGTGCAGATCGAAAAGGGAAACGAGGTAAGCGCTGCTAGGCTCATGTTCGACCACCTTGCCGACTTGGCGCTGGACGAGCAGGACTCGATCGCGCTGGTGCGGCGGCTGGTCGTCAAGCCATGA
- a CDS encoding DUF397 domain-containing protein encodes MDRTDARWRKSSHSGGEGTNADCVEVAFVGAAVAVRDSKERGAGALIFSATAWRAFRAVNRCA; translated from the coding sequence GTGGACCGGACCGATGCTCGCTGGCGCAAGAGCAGCCACAGCGGCGGCGAAGGTACGAACGCTGATTGTGTCGAGGTGGCGTTCGTGGGTGCGGCGGTGGCGGTTCGGGACTCGAAGGAACGCGGTGCTGGTGCGCTCATCTTCTCCGCGACCGCCTGGCGGGCGTTTCGCGCCGTGAACCGCTGTGCGTGA
- the sucB gene encoding 2-oxoglutarate dehydrogenase, E2 component, dihydrolipoamide succinyltransferase codes for MAYSVTLPELGESVTEGTVTRWLKQEGDSVEVDEPLLEISTDKVDTEVPSPVTGTVQRIVAREDDTVEVGGELAVIDDGSGGGGGQPAAQEQPAAQQQAPAQQQAQPQQQAPQPQQPQQRPEPAQQQAPAQQQAPAQASGGSSGGTPVTLPELGESVTEGTVTRWLKQVGDSVEVDEPLLEISTDKVDTEVPSPVAGTVLELTASEDQTVEVGGQLAVIGAAGAQPAAPAPQPQPEPQQQAAPQPQAPAQQQAPQPQQPAAQQQAPAQQQRPAAEAPQSSGDGGGTPYVTPLVRKLASEHDIDLNSLNGSGVGGRIRKQDVLAAVEAKQKQQAPAQPQQPQQPQQPQPSAPAPSAPTGPSPELDALRGTVQKASRIRQITAEKTKESLQISAQLTQVHEVDVTKIARLRQQAKNAFREREGVNLTFLPFFAKATVEALKQHPNVNASYNEETKEVTYHGAVHLGVAVDTAKGLLSVVIHNAGELSLAGLAHRITDLAARARTSQIKPDELTGGTFTITNIGSNGALFDTPIIVQPQSGMLGTGAVVKRPVVVADTEGSDTIAVRSMAYLPLTYDHRLIDGADAGRFLTTIKQRLEEGNFEEELGL; via the coding sequence ATGGCGTACTCCGTCACACTGCCGGAGCTCGGTGAGAGCGTCACGGAGGGCACCGTCACCCGGTGGTTGAAGCAAGAGGGTGACAGTGTCGAGGTGGACGAGCCGCTGCTGGAGATCTCGACCGACAAGGTGGACACCGAGGTCCCGTCCCCGGTGACGGGCACCGTGCAGCGGATCGTCGCCCGCGAGGACGACACCGTCGAGGTCGGTGGCGAGCTCGCCGTGATCGACGACGGTTCCGGTGGCGGTGGCGGGCAACCGGCCGCGCAGGAGCAGCCCGCGGCGCAGCAGCAGGCACCGGCACAGCAGCAGGCGCAGCCCCAGCAGCAGGCGCCGCAACCCCAACAGCCCCAGCAGCGGCCGGAACCCGCGCAGCAGCAGGCACCGGCACAACAGCAGGCACCGGCGCAGGCGAGCGGCGGCAGCTCCGGGGGTACCCCGGTGACCCTGCCGGAGCTCGGCGAGAGCGTCACCGAGGGCACCGTCACCCGCTGGCTCAAGCAGGTCGGCGACAGCGTGGAGGTGGACGAGCCGCTGCTGGAGATCTCCACCGACAAGGTGGACACCGAGGTCCCGTCCCCGGTCGCCGGTACCGTGCTGGAGCTCACCGCGAGTGAGGACCAGACGGTCGAGGTCGGCGGGCAGCTCGCGGTCATCGGCGCTGCGGGTGCGCAGCCGGCGGCGCCCGCCCCGCAGCCCCAGCCGGAACCCCAGCAGCAGGCGGCCCCCCAGCCGCAGGCCCCGGCACAGCAGCAGGCACCGCAGCCCCAGCAGCCCGCGGCACAGCAGCAGGCACCGGCACAGCAGCAGCGGCCCGCGGCCGAGGCACCGCAGTCCTCGGGCGACGGCGGCGGCACCCCGTACGTGACCCCGCTGGTGCGCAAGCTGGCTTCGGAACACGACATCGACCTGAACAGCCTGAACGGCAGCGGGGTCGGCGGCCGGATCCGCAAGCAGGACGTGCTGGCCGCGGTGGAGGCCAAGCAGAAGCAGCAGGCACCGGCCCAGCCGCAGCAGCCGCAACAACCGCAACAGCCCCAGCCGAGCGCCCCGGCACCCTCCGCGCCCACCGGGCCCTCCCCCGAGCTGGACGCGCTGCGCGGCACCGTGCAGAAGGCCAGCCGGATCCGGCAGATCACCGCGGAGAAGACCAAGGAGTCGCTGCAGATCTCCGCGCAGCTGACCCAGGTGCACGAGGTGGACGTCACCAAGATCGCCCGGCTGCGGCAACAGGCGAAGAACGCCTTCCGCGAGCGGGAGGGGGTCAACCTGACCTTCCTGCCGTTCTTCGCCAAGGCCACCGTCGAGGCGCTCAAGCAGCACCCGAACGTGAACGCCTCGTACAACGAGGAGACCAAGGAGGTCACCTACCACGGCGCCGTGCACCTCGGCGTCGCGGTGGACACCGCGAAGGGGCTGCTCTCGGTCGTGATCCACAACGCGGGTGAGCTCAGCCTCGCCGGCCTGGCGCACCGGATCACCGACCTGGCGGCGCGGGCGCGGACCAGCCAGATCAAGCCGGACGAGCTCACCGGCGGCACGTTCACCATCACCAACATCGGCAGCAACGGCGCGCTGTTCGACACGCCGATCATCGTGCAGCCGCAGTCCGGGATGCTCGGCACCGGCGCCGTGGTGAAGCGCCCGGTAGTGGTGGCCGACACCGAGGGCAGCGACACCATCGCGGTGCGCTCGATGGCGTACCTGCCGCTCACCTACGACCACCGCCTGATCGACGGCGCGGACGCCGGCCGGTTCCTGACCACCATCAAGCAGCGGTTGGAGGAGGGCAACTTCGAGGAGGAGCTGGGCCTCTAA
- a CDS encoding helix-turn-helix domain-containing protein — translation MGIPRKPSFPMRQLGRTLRKLREQARMSQEEAGGQLRLSGSKISRIEKG, via the coding sequence ATGGGCATTCCACGGAAACCGAGTTTCCCGATGCGCCAACTCGGGCGCACCCTGCGAAAGTTGCGGGAGCAGGCGCGGATGAGCCAGGAGGAGGCGGGTGGCCAGTTGCGGCTCTCCGGCTCGAAGATCAGCCGGATCGAGAAGGGATAA
- a CDS encoding oxidoreductase gives MLSGRRAEALRSVTGAARARIVVADLAEPGEVGRLAKEAGPVDILPANAALPASGGDARLLPRADRPCPRRQPPRADPARPAARTRDDRGRAGQVVLVGSLSGKAASPVASLYNATTFGLRDVAQASARICTAPGPAFPWYSRASSGTPGCSPPPAPPRPVARTVSPAQVATAIVRAIEQDRAEINVVSVELRLGGAIGGCSPASPGTCNGNWWARTSYSRSWTASATTGEPDRQTRSRK, from the coding sequence GTGCTCAGCGGGCGGCGGGCCGAGGCGCTGCGCTCGGTGACCGGCGCCGCGCGGGCCCGGATCGTCGTCGCCGACCTTGCCGAGCCCGGCGAGGTGGGACGGCTGGCGAAGGAGGCCGGGCCGGTGGACATCCTGCCCGCCAACGCCGCGCTGCCCGCCAGCGGGGGAGATGCTCGACTGCTCCCCCGCGCAGATCGACCGTGCCCTCGCCGTCAACCTCCGCGCGCCGATCCTGCTCGCCCGGCTGCTCGCACCCGCGATGATCGAGGCCGGGCGGGGCAGGTGGTGCTGGTCGGCTCACTCTCCGGCAAGGCGGCCTCGCCCGTGGCCTCGTTGTACAACGCCACCACGTTCGGGTTGCGCGACGTCGCGCAGGCTTCCGCCAGGATCTGCACGGCACCGGGGCCGGCGTTTCCGTGGTACAGCCGGGCTTCGTCCGGGACGCCGGGATGTTCGCCGCCACCGGCGCCGCCCCGCCCGGTGGCGCGCACCGTCTCCCCCGCGCAGGTGGCCACCGCGATCGTCCGCGCGATCGAGCAGGACCGGGCCGAGATCAACGTCGTCTCGGTGGAGCTGCGCCTCGGTGGCGCGATCGGCGGCTGTTCCCCGGCCTCGCCGGGAACGTGCAACGGAAACTGGTGGGCGAGAACCAGCTACAGCAGGTCGTGGACGGCCAGCGCGACAACCGGTGAGCCCGACCGGCAAACTCGGTCACGTAAGTAG
- the lpdA gene encoding dihydrolipoyl dehydrogenase — MTDTSADLVILGGGSGGYAAAFRAAELGLSVTLIEKDKLGGTCLHRGCIPTKALLHAAEVADSARDSEQFGVKTTFDGVDIGGVNKYKDSIVSRLHKGLQGLVKAHKVNLVEGTGTFVGGTTVEVDGTRYTGKNLLLATGSYSKTLPGLDLGGRIIASDEALNLDFIPEKVVVLGGGVIGVEFASVWASFGAEVTIVEALPRLVPNEDEFASKQLERAFRRRKIGFKTGVKFTGAKQTDSGVSVSLESGETLDADLLLVAVGRGPNSAGHGYEEAGVTMERGFVRTDERLRTSLPNVYAVGDIVPGLQLAHRGFQQGIFVAEEIAGLQPRAVDEAGIPRVTYSHPEVASVGLTEAQAREQYGAEVTTFTYDLGGNGKSQILKTSGAVKLIKAPDGPVVGLHLVGDRVGELISEAQLIYNWEAFPEDVAPLIHAHPTQSEALGEAHLALAGKPLHVHS, encoded by the coding sequence GTGACCGACACCTCCGCCGACCTTGTGATCCTTGGTGGCGGATCGGGCGGCTATGCCGCGGCGTTCCGCGCGGCCGAGCTCGGCCTTTCCGTCACCCTGATCGAGAAGGACAAGCTGGGAGGGACCTGCCTGCACCGCGGGTGCATCCCGACCAAAGCTCTGCTGCACGCGGCCGAGGTCGCCGACTCGGCTCGGGACAGCGAGCAGTTCGGGGTCAAGACGACCTTCGACGGCGTGGACATCGGCGGGGTCAACAAGTACAAGGACTCCATCGTCTCCCGGCTCCACAAAGGGCTACAGGGGCTGGTGAAGGCGCACAAGGTCAACCTGGTCGAGGGCACCGGAACCTTCGTCGGCGGCACCACGGTCGAGGTGGACGGCACCCGCTACACCGGCAAGAACCTGCTGCTGGCCACCGGCTCCTACTCCAAGACGCTGCCCGGTCTGGACCTCGGCGGCCGGATCATCGCCAGCGACGAGGCGCTGAACCTGGACTTCATCCCGGAAAAGGTCGTCGTGCTCGGCGGCGGGGTGATCGGGGTCGAGTTCGCCAGCGTCTGGGCCTCCTTCGGGGCCGAGGTGACCATCGTGGAGGCATTGCCCCGGCTGGTGCCGAACGAGGACGAGTTCGCCTCCAAGCAGCTCGAGCGCGCCTTCCGCCGCCGCAAGATCGGGTTCAAGACCGGGGTGAAGTTCACCGGCGCCAAGCAGACCGACAGCGGTGTGAGCGTGTCGCTGGAGTCCGGCGAGACCCTCGATGCCGACCTGCTGCTGGTCGCCGTCGGCCGCGGCCCGAACTCCGCGGGCCACGGTTACGAGGAGGCCGGGGTGACCATGGAGCGCGGGTTCGTGCGCACCGATGAGCGGCTGCGCACCAGCCTGCCGAACGTGTACGCGGTGGGTGACATCGTGCCCGGCCTGCAACTCGCGCACCGCGGGTTCCAGCAGGGCATCTTCGTGGCCGAGGAGATCGCCGGGCTGCAGCCCCGGGCGGTGGACGAGGCGGGCATCCCGCGGGTCACCTACTCGCACCCCGAGGTCGCCTCGGTCGGCCTCACCGAGGCACAGGCCAGGGAGCAGTACGGGGCCGAGGTCACCACCTTCACCTACGACCTCGGTGGCAACGGCAAGAGCCAGATCCTGAAGACTTCCGGCGCGGTCAAACTGATCAAGGCGCCGGATGGGCCGGTGGTCGGCCTGCATCTCGTCGGCGACAGGGTCGGCGAGCTGATCAGCGAGGCCCAGCTGATCTACAACTGGGAGGCGTTCCCCGAGGATGTCGCGCCGCTCATCCACGCGCACCCCACGCAATCCGAGGCCCTCGGCGAAGCACACCTTGCCCTGGCCGGAAAGCCACTGCACGTGCACAGCTGA
- a CDS encoding helix-turn-helix domain-containing protein, protein MARELYSVDQVAELLGLHVRTVRNYVRDGRLNAVRIGKQYRISREDLETFTGHPDVLPERDTVRTERHVEVSSIVQVDAISRADADRMSSLLMGATAHRREDMRPLRVETAYDEERARMKVVVLGDLAASAELLRLIEPLVGANDD, encoded by the coding sequence ATGGCGCGGGAGCTGTACTCGGTCGATCAGGTGGCCGAGTTACTCGGCTTGCACGTACGAACGGTCCGCAACTACGTACGGGACGGGCGGCTGAACGCGGTCCGGATCGGCAAGCAGTACCGGATCAGCCGCGAGGACCTGGAAACCTTCACCGGGCACCCCGACGTGCTACCGGAACGGGACACCGTCCGTACCGAACGGCACGTCGAGGTATCCAGCATCGTGCAGGTGGACGCGATCAGCCGGGCGGACGCGGACCGGATGTCCTCCCTGCTCATGGGGGCGACCGCGCACCGCAGGGAGGACATGCGGCCGCTGCGCGTGGAAACCGCCTACGACGAGGAACGGGCGCGGATGAAGGTGGTCGTGCTGGGCGATCTGGCCGCCAGCGCCGAACTGCTACGACTGATCGAACCACTGGTGGGAGCGAACGATGACTGA